The Leptospira brenneri genome includes a window with the following:
- a CDS encoding LIC11113 family protein, producing the protein MTKSSLQLLKEEVSAWKERKPSSVVKKQIRTHQSFPIDDGNCRLEPASRISSVTYFRFSCQNEPEPMLIRFQSNQKRKLVPGTFQLRAVHRIGKKQYLEIETGLSVGETKAEPRLNTDDTELDYPSKKQTPVTLEEKRPVNSYKPIQNPNLFYFRSIAENPKRRKEVPSNIEVFFDSSCPLEYIQKDESFYWDQTVSYVFRITCIRDSAFSLIRVPSTSSGDLVSSNTIWKDPKPGDRVLGNAVLKKITETQTFWEKIVLYYE; encoded by the coding sequence ATGACAAAATCTTCCTTACAATTGCTAAAAGAAGAGGTCAGTGCATGGAAAGAAAGAAAACCATCTTCTGTAGTCAAAAAACAGATTCGAACTCACCAAAGTTTTCCTATTGATGATGGGAATTGTCGATTGGAACCTGCCTCTCGAATTTCTTCTGTTACCTATTTTCGATTCAGTTGTCAAAATGAACCGGAACCTATGCTGATTCGGTTCCAATCCAATCAAAAAAGAAAATTAGTGCCTGGAACTTTCCAGTTAAGGGCTGTTCATCGCATCGGGAAAAAGCAATATTTAGAAATTGAAACTGGTCTTAGTGTAGGAGAAACCAAGGCAGAGCCAAGGTTGAATACAGATGATACGGAATTGGATTATCCTTCTAAAAAACAAACCCCTGTCACTTTAGAGGAAAAAAGGCCAGTCAATTCTTATAAACCCATTCAAAATCCAAATTTATTCTATTTTAGATCCATCGCTGAAAATCCAAAAAGAAGAAAAGAAGTCCCTTCCAATATAGAAGTGTTTTTTGATTCATCGTGTCCCTTAGAATACATTCAAAAAGATGAAAGTTTTTATTGGGACCAAACAGTGTCTTATGTTTTTCGAATCACCTGCATTCGTGATTCTGCATTTAGTTTGATCCGAGTCCCTTCCACTTCTTCCGGTGATTTGGTATCATCCAATACAATCTGGAAAGATCCAAAACCTGGTGATCGAGTTTTAGGAAATGCGGTTTTAAAAAAAATCACCGAAACACAAACCTTTTGGGAGAAAATCGTTTTATATTATGAATAA
- a CDS encoding PDZ domain-containing protein, with protein MKSFKLIFVFLTIFTTLLPIGAEEFEDKRVVESRITFQKTSHQNPWLVGEPFSRKLNLIYLGKGLFFGVTLPKQNPVFAEFESFDYSIPKLGIKSYDEETGFLLLETKDIPKLPKPVALDFKTTNKLCPSGKSRYVFLPFSKTPIKVLLLENKTSEEPNFFFKNQTLCGITISEYLIPTEYVETFYRTEGKPFPHPGFVFDVNLTPSEREYYSKTIANPLLITEVIPGVGPAYNLFPGDLVTEIGSVSLSKIDDWDRADKVYDLILRKPSGVLRSLGETIQLKLHRNFQNQNVSYDLRAYDSNDFLIPEEAKKRKPLYLIAGGFFFTELTNAYLKEFGSEYRVKSEKKLVYLSDYYQKKVHPVREKIVILSRVFPLEGNLGYQDFQDLVLEKVNGIRITSLSQLKTLLQADDTTYYAFELSGGKIAFFTRKEILDLQQELQLTYKLGRAYNLED; from the coding sequence ATGAAGAGTTTTAAGTTAATTTTTGTATTTTTAACAATTTTTACCACCTTACTTCCCATTGGTGCAGAGGAATTCGAAGACAAACGTGTCGTCGAATCTCGGATCACATTTCAAAAAACAAGCCATCAGAATCCTTGGCTTGTGGGAGAACCCTTTTCCAGAAAATTGAATTTAATTTATTTAGGAAAAGGTCTTTTTTTTGGAGTCACACTTCCTAAACAAAATCCAGTTTTTGCTGAATTCGAATCTTTTGATTATTCTATCCCAAAACTTGGAATCAAATCCTATGATGAAGAAACAGGATTTTTACTTTTGGAAACAAAAGACATTCCTAAACTTCCAAAACCTGTTGCTTTAGATTTTAAAACTACAAACAAACTTTGTCCTAGTGGCAAGTCTCGTTATGTATTCCTTCCTTTTTCGAAAACCCCAATCAAAGTTTTGTTACTTGAAAACAAAACATCAGAAGAACCTAATTTTTTCTTCAAAAATCAAACCTTGTGTGGGATTACAATTTCGGAATATTTGATACCAACAGAATATGTAGAAACTTTCTATCGAACCGAAGGGAAACCTTTCCCACATCCAGGATTTGTTTTTGATGTAAACTTAACACCTTCGGAACGCGAATACTATTCTAAGACAATCGCCAACCCTCTTTTAATCACAGAAGTAATTCCAGGTGTTGGCCCCGCTTACAATTTGTTTCCAGGAGATTTGGTTACAGAAATTGGTTCTGTTTCTCTTTCGAAGATTGATGATTGGGATAGGGCAGATAAAGTTTATGATTTGATTTTAAGAAAACCAAGTGGCGTTTTGCGTTCATTAGGTGAAACGATTCAATTAAAACTCCATCGAAACTTTCAAAATCAAAATGTGAGTTATGATTTGCGGGCTTATGATTCGAATGATTTTTTAATTCCTGAAGAAGCAAAAAAAAGAAAACCTTTGTATTTGATTGCTGGTGGATTTTTCTTTACGGAACTTACCAATGCGTATTTAAAAGAATTTGGTTCTGAATACCGAGTGAAATCGGAAAAAAAACTAGTCTACCTTTCTGATTATTATCAAAAAAAGGTCCACCCTGTTCGTGAAAAAATAGTAATCCTGAGCCGTGTTTTTCCCCTAGAAGGGAACCTGGGGTACCAGGATTTCCAAGATTTAGTTTTGGAGAAGGTAAACGGAATCAGAATTACATCGCTTAGTCAATTAAAAACCCTACTTCAGGCGGATGACACCACCTATTATGCGTTTGAGCTTTCTGGTGGAAAAATAGCGTTTTTTACCCGTAAGGAAATTTTGGACTTACAACAAGAGTTGCAGCTGACTTATAAATTAGGTCGAGCCTACAACTTAGAAGATTAA
- a CDS encoding sulfurtransferase, translating into MNWNFLKTEIEPGDFLIDCRSQSAYEEETLEGAYYYPFIKKAFGSDPESQKKLYGPMTAVVQDFQKSKKTRIIVFDEGMGMFSTRMVYLLRGMGIKDAYVLGQKWPVDGKKSKGEFKMEPPIADKVKPIEGVVDKAFMERNLTKLQIFDARTMEEYEGRLPRLTAPEEGTLCGRLPGAFLWDWRNLYDGEANLIERSLFKKRLNGFPFMPERPTVIYDYNGARSCLLALMLREAGYIDITTYQGSWFEWRKSNLPKQAVSVFGVKQGAAAAPRVGGVDRKKV; encoded by the coding sequence TTGAACTGGAACTTTCTTAAAACCGAAATAGAACCTGGTGACTTCCTCATCGATTGTCGTTCCCAATCAGCATATGAAGAAGAAACATTAGAAGGTGCATATTATTATCCATTTATCAAAAAAGCATTCGGATCTGATCCAGAATCCCAAAAGAAATTATACGGACCGATGACGGCCGTTGTTCAAGATTTTCAAAAATCAAAAAAGACTCGAATCATCGTTTTCGATGAGGGGATGGGAATGTTTTCCACTCGTATGGTTTACTTACTTCGAGGAATGGGAATCAAAGATGCCTATGTTCTAGGTCAAAAATGGCCAGTCGATGGGAAAAAATCCAAAGGTGAGTTCAAAATGGAACCACCGATCGCTGATAAAGTGAAACCCATTGAAGGTGTCGTGGACAAAGCCTTTATGGAACGAAATCTTACAAAACTCCAAATCTTCGATGCAAGAACCATGGAAGAATACGAAGGCCGATTGCCACGCCTCACTGCTCCCGAAGAGGGAACCCTTTGTGGACGTTTGCCAGGAGCTTTCCTCTGGGATTGGAGAAATTTATATGATGGGGAAGCAAACCTCATCGAACGTTCTCTTTTCAAAAAACGTCTGAACGGATTTCCTTTTATGCCAGAAAGACCCACTGTCATCTATGATTACAATGGGGCTCGTTCTTGTTTGCTCGCACTAATGCTTCGCGAAGCAGGATATATCGACATCACAACTTACCAAGGTTCTTGGTTTGAATGGAGAAAGTCGAACCTACCCAAACAAGCAGTTTCTGTTTTTGGTGTCAAACAAGGTGCTGCCGCTGCTCCGAGAGTTGGTGGCGTGGATCGCAAGAAAGTTTAA
- a CDS encoding S1C family serine protease — protein sequence MNKLLNFSFFFFLMSFSLLAQGEPGPAVDSIFRSVVLIRNEGFNTENKTQPWMKKNLYTGFGSGFVLPGQTILTNAHVVRDAKRILVKSSFTKKEYLADVKFIGYDCDLALLQVNDPDFSEQTNSLSFLEGVPNLGSDVLLLGFPNGNDSLSVEKGSVLRFEKNRYTYSGLDYRNVLKINANIQPGNSGGPAVQNGMVVGLVFQISTLEQGIAYLISNDIIRHFLEDISDGKYDGFPNLGFTFQNGNPKSLKQAMKVPSNQSGIFVNRIYPSSTFSKVLKEKDFVTAVDGLPLSNDGELTQANKKEFIIDWIENKQLNTKVTVSYYRAGKSYDAEVNLQKNYALDLYRDSTEDYFLQAGFVFQPITRSFFHSEDGDLDSSLKYHYSYFIQDLLYRYTVRDIVLSYTFNDPETSKYKKYKYKVVESINGRIPKDLNEFKTIWKDGKKGFIVLKFRGMDLPIVLRPESVYQMNQRVKKRYGANYEEF from the coding sequence ATGAATAAATTATTAAACTTTAGTTTTTTCTTTTTTCTAATGAGTTTTTCTCTACTGGCACAAGGTGAACCTGGACCAGCTGTAGATTCAATTTTCCGTTCTGTTGTTCTCATTCGGAATGAAGGGTTTAATACAGAAAACAAAACACAACCATGGATGAAAAAGAATTTATATACGGGATTTGGATCTGGTTTCGTTTTACCAGGCCAAACCATTTTAACCAATGCTCATGTCGTACGTGATGCTAAAAGAATTCTGGTTAAAAGTAGTTTTACAAAAAAAGAATATTTAGCAGATGTTAAGTTCATCGGATATGATTGTGATTTGGCTCTTTTACAGGTGAACGATCCAGATTTTTCGGAACAAACAAACAGCCTTTCCTTTTTGGAAGGAGTCCCAAATTTAGGATCGGATGTTTTACTTCTCGGTTTTCCAAATGGAAATGATAGTTTGTCTGTTGAAAAAGGATCTGTCCTTCGGTTTGAAAAAAATCGTTACACCTATTCCGGGTTAGATTATCGTAATGTATTAAAAATCAATGCCAATATCCAACCGGGAAATTCTGGTGGTCCTGCAGTCCAAAACGGTATGGTTGTGGGTCTAGTGTTCCAAATAAGTACTTTGGAACAGGGGATTGCCTATTTGATTTCGAATGATATCATTCGTCACTTTTTGGAAGATATCTCTGACGGAAAGTATGATGGGTTTCCAAATTTAGGTTTTACCTTCCAAAATGGGAATCCAAAAAGTTTAAAACAAGCGATGAAGGTTCCTTCCAATCAATCTGGAATCTTTGTGAATCGGATTTATCCTTCTTCTACATTTTCCAAAGTTTTAAAAGAAAAAGATTTTGTGACTGCCGTGGATGGTTTACCGCTTTCCAATGATGGAGAACTCACTCAAGCCAACAAAAAAGAATTTATTATCGATTGGATCGAAAACAAACAACTGAATACGAAAGTGACTGTGAGTTATTACCGAGCCGGAAAAAGTTATGATGCAGAAGTAAATCTTCAAAAAAACTATGCTTTGGATTTATATCGAGATTCAACTGAGGATTATTTTTTGCAGGCTGGGTTTGTTTTCCAACCGATCACAAGGTCTTTTTTCCATTCGGAAGATGGGGACTTGGATAGTTCTTTAAAATATCATTATAGTTATTTCATTCAAGATTTGTTGTATCGATATACAGTTCGGGATATAGTGCTTAGTTATACTTTTAATGATCCTGAAACTTCCAAATATAAAAAATATAAGTACAAAGTTGTAGAATCAATTAATGGACGAATTCCGAAGGATTTGAATGAATTTAAAACTATTTGGAAGGATGGAAAAAAAGGATTTATCGTTCTTAAATTCCGAGGAATGGACTTACCGATTGTGCTGAGACCAGAGTCTGTTTACCAAATGAACCAACGTGTGAAAAAAAGATACGGTGCCAATTATGAAGAGTTTTAA